tttttattgttcatcaactgaaaaaatGATTATTCAAAAAATACTGTTTCTCTGTTATAGTTGGGGTGTGGGCTTTGCTGTTCTTTTATACTTAGAATCATTTTTGGCctgaaagggatagttcacccaaaaatgaaaatttgatgtttatctgcttacccccagggcatccaagatgtagaggactttttttcttcagtcgaacgcaaattatgattttgaactgcaaccgctgccgtctgtcagtcaaataatagcagtgattgggaacttgaacaataagagtcgaaaaaacttccatagacaaatccaaattaaaccctgcggctcgtgacggcacattgttgtcctaagacacgaaacgatcggtttgtgcgagaaaccgaacagtatttatataattttttacctctaatacaccactatgtccaacttcgttcagcttccggtgagtgaggtcagatcgcgctctgacaacggaagtgatgtctcgcgctcattgaagtatatgggcgagacatcacttccgtcatcacaacgcgttttttgacctcactaacaggaagctgaacgaagttggacatagtggtgtattagaggtaaaaattatataaataatgttcgatttctcgcacaaaccgatcgtttcgtgtcttaggacattaatgtgccgtcacgagccgcaggttttaattttgatttgtttaagcaagttttatttactgttatagttgaagttcccatctactgctattatttgactgacagacggcaacggttgcatttaaaaatcataatttgcgttcgactgaagaaaaaaagtcacctacatcttggatgcactggggataaacatcaaattttcatttttgggtgaactatcccttgaaggcccattcacaccaagaacgataactataaagataactataatgataactatatttgtGTCCACATGACGCTGCAGTTTTTGAAGTGtgttcaacattttttttactattcttgttgcatttacaccatttacatttacatttacgtTTTAaacagcagatgtcctcagcatgctatgtttccagtgaatagctagtgtaatcgatctaatctaacagtgaatttagctggCGAAGTCAaaatagtggaataaaaacaaacgGCTTTCACTGCAACTTAAAAGAAAACAAGCTTCAAACTAGtgctggatacctgaggtaatattatgttacactgtttgctagcctggcataATGATATTATCATTAATACTTCTCAGCATTTACTCCGAGTATATAACCGATTGTTTTCCATGTAtcaattttctttaaagtatccttaaaaagggggtttgacttgtgaaacagtggtggctttttctggaccATGGCGATTAACTTCTCTGCAATGTCGTTTGACATTTTAAATGCAAGAGACCTTAAATTaaaatggattctgattggctgtcagtgttttatcgttcaacaactggaaaaaatcattctgaaagtgatcccaatgATACCGTTATCGTTATACCGGTGGTGTAGACACTGACAGTgcttttcttttacatttaaaatgatttttaaaactatatctttattattatatttatagttattattcttggtgtgaactggCCTTACGCCTTAAATTTTATGCTTGAACAAATATGACTCATGCAAGTTACAGCACTTCTTATATAGGGATGGAGAGAAACTAAGGGTAacttacatatttttaatagcCAATTTACCCTAAGGATGATGAAAGGCTGGGATCGAATGTATGTAGAGTATGTTTGTATATAGAGACTGCAAAACCTTTATGTTCCtgccctttaaagggttaaggGTGATTTATGAGAACTAAAGGGCAATACAATTAAAGGGCAATTAATGAGAACTAAAGGGCAATTCATGGCAATACTACATGTTTTGAGAGCATTACACAACTCTCTTGATGCTACATCAACAGCTGAGGTATGATGTGAACATTCTTATCAGCCCCTTTTACTGGGTTCACATCTCAGGTTTAATAGGTTCACAACTTAACGCACTGCATTCAGGGACTATGCAATACGTTctttaatacagtaaaaaaaaatattagtgcATTTTGAAGCATTTCATTCATTCTTCAATAACATTTTCTAAAGGAATTAGCTTCAGACAAATGGTAAATTAAAACTCTTTAAAGGCTTGACACCACTGACTGCAGTATTTATCCCAAATcctatattaaaaatatttcttatgtcattaaacaaacacacactgaagAAGGCCTGAAAGTCGAAAAGTGTACTTTTCtgcttgtgtaaaaaaaaaaaacgagacgAGAGAGCGTGGTGTAAATGACCTTGTTGAACTGCATTatatcattaaagggttagttcacccaaaaatgaaaattctgtcatttattactcatcctcatgccattccacacccgtaagaccttcgttcatcttcggaacacaaattaagatatttttgttttcagattcagatttcaaaacactgcttcaggaagcttcggagcgttatgaatcttttgtgtcgaatcagctgttcggagcgtcaaagtcacatgatttgagCAGTTTGCCAATTTGACACACGATCCTAATCacgattcgatacgctgattcatcaCACTTCCGAAGcctcctgaagcagtgttttgaaatcggccatcactatataaagtcgttattttgtttttttggcgcaccaaaaatattctcgtcgcttcataatattaatattgaaccactgtactcacatgaactgatttaaatatgtttttagtacctttatggatcttgagagaagaaatgtcattgctggctatggaggcctcactgagccatcggatttcaacaaaaatatcttaatttgcgttccgaagatgaacaaaggtcttaggggtgtagaacagcatgagggtgagttataaatgacattattttcatttttgggtgaactaactctttaaatacaattaatttttaatttccatATATAGTCAAGCCAGTATGGCTACTTCATAGTTTGTCAGAGGTCGCCCTTGCGCACAGCCATTGCTGGAAGCCAGtgattttagtttataaagttttaaatatggatattctTCGTCGCTTCActttagaaaacatttattaaccCACAGGACtcatatgaattacttttatgatggatgcatgcattttttttggagcttcaaaaactTGGGCactattcaatgccattacaaaAGCTGAGGAGAGCCAGGATGTTATTTAATATAAGTCTGATTGTGTTCGGCTGAcagaagaaaatcatatacacCCAGGATGgctcgagggtgagtaaattatgggataatttccCTTTTGGgctgaactgttcctttaactaCTAATAACTAATGGGAGTGATACCAAAAATTTGCTATTTGTGGCCAGTGGAAGTAACTATGTAACAGTACTATAAACCTAATGAATGAAGTACAAGTAAATAGGAACAAGTGCTAATGCATATTTcgtaaaataaaaatgctagTTAGTTCAACACATTCCCATAAACAGAAACAGTCAACTACTTGTTTCGCGTTGGTGAGATTATGGCTTGGTTTTGTGTACAAGTATACTGTACCTCCCAGCGACTGCATGTGAGCATGAACAGACAGAAGGGCATCGCGGTGCCGGTCATGGCATGTGTGGAGGGCATGCTGTACTCCGTGTTGTAGAACACCTCCACTTTAATCACAGGAGGAGAGGCAGGACGGGTCCACCGGATCAGATCTTTGGTGGACTGGCCGAAGAACAGCACCCAAGCCCACACCACGATGAGCTGCCGGCTCACATAGGGATCGACGTTCCACATCAAGAAAGGGAAGAACACGATGAAAAACATCTCATTGCCCAGCTCGGTACCAATGGTGAAGAGATAGAAGAGAAACTTGTTCTCTATGATGAACTCCTGGCCAACCTCACCAGTCAATGAGTTCCTGCGTAAAGGCTTCACTCTGCCTTTGGAGTCTCTCTCTGCCTCTTGCCCCGAGGGTCCGTTGAGAAAATCAGCAGGACTTTCGTCCTGTTCATCATTTCCAGCGGCATTTAAACTTTTTCTCAGCCTTTGGCCCGCGAGTCCGTGTGCTGAATCCCCACTAGCCGCGCGGTCTTCCTGACATTGCCCCGCGTAAGCTCCGTTGACCGCAAGCTTCGCGTCAGCCTCGGCTGTTTTTTTAGGAAACGTCCCGCGGACGCCGCAAAACTGCTGGAATCTGGCGACATGGCAGGGATCCTGTAGGTATCGACAAAGGCAAACGAATTTGTGGAGCGCCTCGCTTGCCATGGTGAAACCGAAAGAGCTCCAACACTAAATCAATATTACACGCGCTGCTCGTGTGATGCTGTAAACACAAGCGCGTGCAAAGCTGTGCTAAACAATGGCAGACTATATTGTACGTCGCATAGCTATACAATCCTCGAGTCTTCAAACCACAAGAGACATTAGTAAATAGAGTGGCTTTTTGACTAGGAGCTAGGAAGTACCCGTCCGTTATTAGGCAGGGAGGGCGACACCGCGACAGATGTAGCCTACGTAGTTGAAGGCGGAGACGCGCGCTAGTAATGACGCACAGTAGGTCCCGGTGATTCTCAGTTATGGTCTGCAGACAATATTTATTcactaataaattataataactaGCATGAAACGGGAGGATCTGAAAATGGGCGGCGCTGAGAACTTAGTCAGGAATGATGAGTCCGAATTATAAATCTTCCTCAGTTATTCACTGTGCATAATATATTCCACTGGTATTAACGTTTTTGGTGTCGTTTTCAAGTGTAAATTATCGCTTCTGAAGCAGCTCGTTTTAATGGCGTTTTCACGTGGTACCTGTTACTTTTCTCCTCGCTGTTCAGGCTTCACCAAATCACACTCGTTTATAAGTACTACTAAAATCATTTTGTAGGGAATGTTGAGGATTTCTATTTACACGAATGGCGGAAAAAAATGCTCAATAACTCCCTTAAAATCATTCGTTCTGAGCAGATGTCTCAAAGACAAAAACATCATAAGATTTAATTGTGGCCTTTGAGTTTTCGGCTTTGTAAGCAGTCAAGCGCCCCCCGAGGgaagaataatttttttttttttttttttgtaaatatcatTATTGTTTTCCATAAACAGAACAGGGATATAgcataaaaaaagagaaatatttCAACAAAGGAAATGAGTAAATTTGGCTAATGAAATCTCTCACAATTTTCAAATGAGTATTTTCTTATAggactatatttttattattgccaAAATATTACACCAATACTTGCAATGAATATACCTATCGATACTCAATGAATTTGTAATTTTTTCAAATATTGGGTAAAGAAACAAAGAATATGACTCAAATTAGTTGGCTTAATTCATTTAGCAAATTGACATTTCCTTCAGTTATTTTCACACCTAATTATTGTATTGTAGTagaattaatttcactgttcattctgtaatatatattttttaatagcaGAGTGAATATTTGAGCTGCTCCAACACTTTTTCTACTGGCCcagcttttaaaataaaatttttagaTACCAGTGAAACATAATTTTTAGATACCAGTGAAACATAATTTTTAGATACCAGTGAAACATAATTTTTAGATACCAGTGAAACAtaattttcaggtacagaaattaaattacccaaaaaatgaaaataatgtcactcaccctcatgtctttccacacccgtaagacctttgttcatcttcggaacacaaattaagatatttctgttgaaatccgatggctccatgaggcctccatagccagaaatgacatttcctctctcaagatccataaaggtactaaaaacatatttaaatcagttcatgtgagtacagtggttcaatattaatattaaaatattgtctaaagcgacgagaatatttttggtgcgccaaaaaaaactaaataatttatatagtgatggccgatttcaaaacactgcttcattaatcttcggagtgttatgaatcttttgtgtcgaatcatgattcagatcgcgt
This genomic window from Chanodichthys erythropterus isolate Z2021 chromosome 4, ASM2448905v1, whole genome shotgun sequence contains:
- the sgpp1a gene encoding sphingosine-1-phosphate phosphatase 1; translated protein: MASEALHKFVCLCRYLQDPCHVARFQQFCGVRGTFPKKTAEADAKLAVNGAYAGQCQEDRAASGDSAHGLAGQRLRKSLNAAGNDEQDESPADFLNGPSGQEAERDSKGRVKPLRRNSLTGEVGQEFIIENKFLFYLFTIGTELGNEMFFIVFFPFLMWNVDPYVSRQLIVVWAWVLFFGQSTKDLIRWTRPASPPVIKVEVFYNTEYSMPSTHAMTGTAMPFCLFMLTCSRWEYPFMIGLSAALFWSVLVCISRVYMGMHSVLEVIIGFLYSVLILAVLHPMLADIDMFYLSHSYAPLVVLLVHVGFSLVAFSLDSWSTSRGDTAQALATAAGAALACRLNHQLGLQPDPPEEALPLTLPLIDGALLTRSIMRLLVGVAVLLAVRAAMKVVAIPLACKIFGVPSDDVRKARQHAQVELAYRFIVYGTVAYCCAFLVPLLFSFLGLS